CTTTTTGGGCGTCCATCTCCTCGATAGAGAGACGTGACTGCCGAACAGTAACAGTTTTCTTTAAAAGTTTCCTTCGGAAGAAGAATTACCCAATCGATAGCTACCGAGGTCCATTGCAAAAAAGTTTGTAACTTCATTACCACTATGAACCGTTTGAACCGAGAAACATCGAAGAAGGGAGAAACTTTGTAGAGAAACTTCAAGCGGGGTTGAAGCTAGGAGCGTAATTGTGTTGATACGACTGAAATGCTAttgatatttgtgaaaattaaaggTAATGACATATTAAATTGGCTGGAGTTgggattttttttttcaaaagttCAGAAAGTACCATTCATTCTTCTTTCGACCTAGAGAATAAAAGAATCTTTAAAaaacttattttcttttaaGGGACTACACCTGTTTTACCTTTTCTTTCTGCCTTTGCAGAATACCGTTCCTTGTATCCTTCAAAATACGCGAACAAAGTTGCAAATagatgtaaataatttttcaagacGTCTCCTTCTATCGTAATCTatgaaaaacgaaataatttgTTCCGTTTAAGTCGAACTTTAATTAATATCACGAAGTTATTTCCTTGCGCATTATAGAATGTATAAAGCAAAATGATCTACGATATACGCATCAAATATTAACTTCTCAGAATTATGTCCTTCTAACATAgggtacatacatatataggatGAAGTAATTCGTGGTGTTAAAGTTAAACTGCGATCAATAATGTTAGGTGTTTATAACGTAGCTATAACCGTATAAATTCAATTTCGAATGGCACGTATCAAGAATCAGATAGAGACGAGTTGGTTACATTTGAACCTGTGTAAGATAAATCAGATCTAGATTAGGTATAACTGAATCGAGTCGGGTTTAAACTACATAGAACTATATTGGACTATGTTTCCGGAGTACATCTAAATTAGTTCTCAGTTACATCTGGATAACGAGCAATCCAAGTAGAAGTTCAATAAGAAGGAAATTACTTCCCAAGAATGTGGAACTGCTTTGACGAAATTATTTCCAATGGATCTCATTGACATCGCGTAAAGAAAACATTTCATTTGTAACATCCTTCACACAGATTACAAATCAACTAATTATCCGATTTCCtacaaaatcataaaattataaaataaaagtctATAACATGTAACTGAATTATCGCGCGCAAGAGAGCGTAGATtttcaaaaagaaatatattgtcAGTCCTTGCTGTCCTAATACTTACGGCGTATAGCGTACGTAAGACGATAAACCAACCGTAGTAACGCTACAATCTCCACTACACTAAATCCATtaacaattagaaaaggaagcTGCTCCACCTATTCCCCAAACCCACAATCCACTAACCAAACGCGTATCCTTTTCTAATCCAGGAAAGATCATTCTCCTCGCCATTAAACGTCCCATTCTGTCGCACGAAAGTCCAAGTTCCAGTAGTATAACCCGCGTTATGGCGCGACAGGCCACAGTCTCCGTTATGGCTGCAACGTGAAAAGGAAggaatggaaaaaaagaaaggtaaAAAGGGAAGAATGGAGGAAAGAGTATGGCGGTTGGCCACGAGTCGTTAAAGTTTCGCAAGATAAACGACGAGTGGCAGCAAGCTAGAGGACGAGTGATATTACGCGCGAAAAGGCGCTCGAGCCTGCACGACCTAGAAATGGTTTACCGTCTACGTCAATGCCGAGCAACGGAGAATAAGGTTTAAACGGGATAGTAGGCAGCCACTTTAAGGCTGGCGATAAAAAAACAGATCGACCGACCGACCCGTCTTCCTGCCTCGAGAGCGGTGGCGAGTGTTATTTTAGAATTAAGGGCAACTGCCGACGCGGCAATCGTACACAAGGCCGATACACAATCGGAAAAACAACGTTTTGTCGATGGTAAGTCTGGTTCCGAGAGGAAATTATTGTTCCAGATGTACGCGGTTCCAAATAACAGCGATGACCGACATTTGGTATCCAGGAATAGTTTAATAGGTTTCCGAAGACGCAAGATGTCGATGATTCATAATTGTTCGTTACAGATAGAACGTTTCGTTGGATCGCTGTCTTGGGGGGAACGCAAAAGAGAAATATGATAACTACacttttattgattttctggCTTTAATGTTGGCATATGATTAAACAATTTTGATATGACATAATTGAAAATaacctaataataataattgaaagatACGTGTCTTAAAAGTAACTGATAGGTTAATGTTTCGTGGAAGCTGAATAATATaggtataattattattattacgtaacgCGAGGAATGATATTATTATTCGAATGATGAAAGTATAATGTAAATGTTCTTGTTTGTACGAGAGAATAAACGATGGCGCTAGGAAACGAATTACAAGAAGACATTTTCCACATGAATTCGTCGCCACCGAAGGAAACAGTCAGCAAAATTGAATTAACGATCGTCGACGGTGAGCACGGAAGACAATTTACAGGGGACTTTTTGCTCGAAGACTTTCGATTTATGGGGTACGAGTTTCACCTCGTTCTCAGAAGGTAATGAGCTGGAATCTTAAAGACGTAACGATAGAACGTTCAAATGAGTGCAAAAGTTTAAGCGAGGCACGATCGAACGACGCACGAATTTTATAGAACTTTACAAGTCAAGCATAAATCGTTcagattttacatttaaattggcTACTGTTTATACAGTTACATGATATAGTTCAACTATGTAGAATGCGATATTACTTGTAATCTAAGCAAAAAACTTAACcattaaacaaaaattcattAGCGAGTGAAGCTTTTTGTTATGAAATATTTGTCCCTCTTAGGAAATattcgtataaaaaatattttcattctgaATTACGTGGGAGATCAAAATTACAAATACGTGATAATAACATCTAGAATAAGCTTAAAAGCATATATACATTGTATGTCATCATTCTTTACGCAAATATTCAAGGTTTTAACCTTCAACTTGTTGACGTGTTCTAAAGGTCATTTTTGTTACACGAAACCTTAAACTAATTTTGGAAGGTACAAAGTCATTAAAAATAATCTATTCGAATCACATCATGTTTtggaaaaaaatgtaataaggTTAAACATAATCGTTAAAACATCCAAAGACAATCATTACTATAGAACATAACCATCGTTGAATTAACTGCCATTACCTTTTATACGCGTGATTCAATCGCATTATGCACACATATTACGAACCAAATTggcaaaaaaattaatttcaaaaaagataataaaacgaaattgaCATCATACCTTTGAAACGAAGTATACGTAAATCTGGTGATTTTCTTCTGAAAACAACAGTTGGATGTTCTTTGATAATGTTCTTCGAAAGATCTATCTCCGCGACAATCGACATTAACGATATTAAGCAATTTCGCGACACTTTCTGCGAAATCGTCTCGACCCTTTCTGTGCCGGTAAGCAATTTCCACTGAAACTACTAGCCGCcggcaaaatttgaaaattgccgATCTTGATTGACCGACTATTCCAGTCGCTTATGAAACGTAATCTGCCAATCAGCTTCTCCCGCGTCCTCCTCTGTACACTATACACTAATACACGTTATCCACAAGTAATACCGGGCTGCGTTATATTTCCAGAAATTATTACGACCTTTAATCTTTATTTAGAACTTTTACTGTCTTGGAGGATTTGATGCAGAAATTCCGAAACACAGTTCGTCCGTGAAATTGTTCAAGAAACACTGAATTCCCTCGAACGATACACGTGCCGCGAAATAATCCTACTATTTTGATTGGTGTACTTTCAAAATTTCCGATGCGTCGATAGTGGCGCcctaataaatttttacattttgttcTATAGTGATTGAACTATGCAACAAATTCTAAAATGCCGCGCAATCTTTTATGCGTTGCCAAATTCttttcacaaaattattttaatccttTATATTCACAGTTgcttgaaaataaagaaagagattTTCTTCCTTCTGAAAATTTGAAGCTTGTAGATATTACGATGGTAATGATGCTCCATACACTAGTTATGTATACTTTACATTGTCAAGACGAGGTTCCAACGAATGGCTTATCTTTGCCAAATATTAACACTGTCAACAGCCTCTACTTTGTTTTCGCGATAAAGTCGTTCTAAAAAATCGTAATGCAATTGCTTTTCAAAGAGCCTTAATTGTATTGCATTATTCAAAATGAAATTATGGTTAGAGAAGTCATAGTTAGTTTAAGGCAATATCTAGAGAACGATTTCTTTTGAGATCATAGCCtgaagtaatttttaataattaaatgagcttataaataaaattcacgtacaaagtattataaaattgatattttatattttttaaatagtcaTTACAACGGAAAAGATTGAAGTATTACatgtaatatacataaaaatacatgATTAAATAGAGAAGGaattataaaagtattatttatGATCTTACATATCAAAGTAACTGTttaataagatatattttattttatttgtttttaaaaataaaaaataaatactattatcatttctaaatataatttcgcacatattttactttgaaactaagtaaattatattaatcaaataatttatttagaaatgtcTTAtcgcaatatattttattatatctctCCCtacaagaattatttaaattgaacaattttattAGACATATTTCAAGTGCATGTAAGGCACGTAAATTGTGAGATTATTAACATTTAGTAAGAATAGAGTtactaattttttcaaatacgaAGATGTTTAATAACAAAATGTCAATTTTGTTACAGGACGCGaccgataaatatttattttacataccaCACAAGAATATTGTATTTTCTGTGTTAGATGAaagttactataaaaatataatatgcaaaattactataatacatatatatgttaaataacttttaatctatttaaatataatcttcgccaagattaatatttttgtacattattaaCATAACTGCCTCTCCGAGTATAAGTACAAACTaatgaaattcataaaaattttttctGGTATATAGGTTCTGTATTCAAAACATTTTATCATTGCATCAGTTGggtcataatataataattgctCATTCTGGATCAAATGAACACTTTTCCCTACTTAATAAATATTCGTTGCTGCGATGGTTACACTTGAATGTCAAATTACATAATTTACTTGTAGTcaataaatctgaaaatatttaaaacattcaCCATCACGGTTTTTGCGTATCATCTTGTGTCTCATTTTCGACTTCATCATTACATATGTACATTGAATCTGAAGTATTTGCACCTAGAACAAAATATGTTTGTGAAAATATGTATTAACAATAAGTAATCCCTTTTTCCTTCAAAGTTGACAATATCATATTATTAACATCATCTTAATGTATTTCATTATAGTTCATCATAGTTCATTTTTATTCCTAAGctaatttataataacatgtgTAACATTGTagagtataataattttaaaacaaaaatagtTGCTTTAATCTATTCTAGTTTTATAAAAACTACAGACAATACTTTGTGACtgttacttatttattattgcaaaaCAAACAAAGTAATCCATTAAATATACTGTTGCTAGAGAAAATATAAGGCCAACCATAAATTCAATCGAACATTAAATATCAGAATGTTTCAAACGCAGATACATCTTGAAATAGAACTTAAAGCCAAATATAGAACAGAGATATTTTCAATGTTATTtctagatatttatttttatatttatttatatatttttatgttagaatttgaaaaatatttgatataaaattcaatgaaaaattgCCTTCTCCTTCttcaaataacaataaatttcaattagtaTGGAATTTGACATAAAATGTTGGCAATAATGTAATGATTGTGATTACACAAACAACAATAAGTGTTAGTATGTTAGATACCAGGTGGTACTGCCAGCAGCACCTTACATGCAACCGTTTATCATGCAAAAGTAACAAGACGCATTTATACATATCTGATTATGCAATATACCGTAAAATAACTTTTCTTAGCAGGCAAGCTTCATCAGTTTTTGCGCAATGCACAGATTATAATGTTAAATTCATACATTTCCCAATAATTGTTAAAGCATGAATATATCATAAAgcataaatataacataaataaaaggCCAAtgatagaattaaaataaaaatagatagtTGAAAGTGGAGTCCTTGTCCAAATAAAATTAagcaaaataattgaaaaatgtaagaGAATTATGacttacaaaaattaatataaatgaaagaTAAGTTCGATAATCAATTTCAATGTTCAACATTgatcaaatttttctattttattaatagtCTAAATCAAAATACAAATGGCCATTGAAAATgtaagatataattaatttaaactaGATTACTACAAGATTGATTTGTAATATctcaaaaaaaaataattaattttaataattacagtATTCTTTGAATTTATTGTTACTTATCATTTACATatagcaaataaaatttataatttaactttTTCAGATAGCAGGTTGTAACAATTTTTGAACGTAATAAACTGATTATCGtatcaaatgaaaaaaatttgaaatcatgaaaataaattatgtacCAGATTTACAGCACTCTATCAGGAAAGGCCCAATGATGCCATTTATAAATATGTTGATTCAGCTTGCCCATTATTCTTAGAATCTAGATACTTGTCTGCAAGAAAGATGTatccatattatataaaattaacttCATATTGATTTCACGTTAGACCTGTTAAAATATTTAGTGATAGGCATTTGAGGCgtttcacaatttcgaagcGATTCGAAATTTCTTAATATCCTGGAAATTCGAATCACTTCGAACataattaaattcttaaaaCCCTTGAAaatcataataaatattaaatcttaAAGCTTTATAAATATGGaatctttaaaatttcaataaatcttagaaataaaagaaaataagatagaaactttatgaaataaatttcaacttACTGATAGATACTTCAGGGATTTAATCTCTAGTAAATTgtgaaaatatgttaaaatataagACGTATCATTATTCTTTCAAGAATTTAAAGCATAAAATCATGTTCGAAATAATTTGAATCCTTCGCtacacgtatatatgtattcGAAGTGATTCGAAGTATTTCGGAGTGCATCACtaagaatattatattaatttctctaatataggatttactatttattatttataatttattataatacaataaaacaaaatataaaaactaaaatgttaaaagtataaaaaaatataggatAAATTTACGTTACCTTAAATAGTAAATCCGTTTAGTAATATTCACAATGTTTCGAATTTAGCAATGTACCTTACatgattattttagaaaaatatttttaaacgcaaacaaaattatatttatttatttatggtaCTATATAGATGAAGATGATAACAATGCTTTTTAACAGATTAAGTGCCATGGTATTATTAATCAAAGTAAATAAACAGAAGAGGAAAATGTGCTTTTTTATTGGTGATCTAACAATCACCTGTAACAGTCACCTTCTGATGAAAATAAATCCATAAGTACGATACTTtcaaaaaacatttattttaaaaaactaTCAACTTTAACAAGTTAAGCGCCTTTGATTCCTTGAAAAGAGCAGTTATAGAATAAAAAGACAACTTCATACTATTTCCTtccattttcttaaaatatatagcaatttagtttcaaaaatattaaatagataaatatcttGGACATATTTTTATAGTAAGATGTACGAcaagttttataattatattgcatTTAACAATTTCGGGCGCTTAACGTGTTAAAAAAGATGAAGTTATAacattttcttactttttttctCAAAAACTGTCCATTTAACTCCAAGCGTGAGAACAATTCATGCACTGTGCAGAAACAATTACATTTTAATCATATCTAGattattactttctttttatatttactcgTAATTTAAAAGACTGATACAGTCTTTAATGATAGCTcttaataaaaacaatattcTAACTTCACGCAACGTTTTCCTCTATAGAATGTAAATCTCAATGggtaataaaaaatatgcctTTAATCTTATTACTtggtattaaaaaattattagcaattagtaatttatttcatgaataatTCATAAATCTTGCAACTAATATACTACAAGCAATAATGCATTATTTTTTGGTTGAAAATGTCCATATTATTCTTGCAAAAGGTGCTCCCAAAACAAGACAATGAAAAACTTTTCAAAAAAATCATAAAACTTGTACCAActtgtgtatatgtatgtatgtgtacatCATACGTTAAGCTGATTAGTAGCAATTTTCATACGGACATGCAAATATGGTGCTAAGATAGAATTTCGTTTTCATTTTAGATATATGAACGCTGTTTCACTTACCTGCGATCATAAGATCGACTAAGGCTTTGTCCTTTTGTATGTACAATGCtgtaaggaagaaaaataagCTGCCAATGACTGCCACAAACATTGTAAGAAACAAAGCGTACTGCAAACTGCGAAATTCAAGAAGTGCATTGTCAGCTTGGTCTGTTATGTCTTTCACTTGACCGTCTATACTCAAGTCTGAAAGAAGAACTGTTTTCAGTCCTTCTGATAACTGAAATCAATCAATAAATGTGCCAAAAATTAACAATATAGtgaaataaacaaatatgaaatatataatttaataaaatagagaTTTAATATATGTtctcaatttatttaaatttgcacAGATATTTACCAAACCAATAAGGTAAGGACTTCCTGCATCTCCAAAGGCATGTGCAATAAGTATCTGGAAAGCTTCTGCTGTAGATCTTCTTGTTGGTATTACTACATACTATAAGATTTCAAAAGAACAATCACTGGAAAagtgaatttaatttataaaatacatagaacGTAAAAATACAAGGACCGTACCAATAATATATCTGCTACAATAGACCAATTTAAGTTTAATGATAATTGTCCAAAGAATATGAGTATATAACATGCGACAGAGTCTGTATTAGCAGTTATAGTCGCGAAGAACAGTAATGGTACACTAATTAAAAGTCCCATAGCACATATCAGAGGATCAGTTTGCTGCCACCGTACTCTTAATTTTTGAGCTAGAAGTGAACCCAGTGGCACTCCTATTAAACCAGCTACCATTCCTATTAATCCAAATTTGTATGCTACACTGAAATAGTTAAAGTAATTAGAAGCTATAATTTCTGTAAATAGAATAACTtaagttaaataaataagaaacaaaatagaaaCACACTCATCTGGATCAACATTATGCCCATTAGGATGCAATGCAAATCCTAATTGTAAAAATGTTGGAGCCCACCAAGCTAATGCACCAGCAACAAATGCCACACATGTGAATCCAGCAGTAGAAAGCATAAAACTTCGACTAGAAGATAAAAAAGTAATAGCAATATAAAACACAGATTATATATTTGCTTTAATATTTACTTCTTTAATAATGCCTTGATATCATTTGACCACGCAGTATTTGACAAGTGAACTCCgccttctctctctcctctAATAGGATCTCTTACTACTGCAAGCAATAAAATAATTGCTATTACACCTAATAATGGAGTAATGCGTAAACCCCATTGCCAAGCACCAGTGGCTCTTGCTGCCTCACCACCTATTATATATCCTAAACCActagaaattaaattatctttaaaattaacattaagtacattaaaattatctttctttattactttagtattaaaatttgaatttacctTCCAACAggaattgcaaaataaaataatgcgaGCATTTTAGAACGCACATCTTTTACAAATAAATCACTAATTATTGTTGGAGCAATTGTGGAATAACTCGCCTCTCCTATTCCAACAAGTGCCCTGAATAAAAGAAACCATCCAAATgtctgaaatataattttattttatatagtataaggattctttttttaattaaattattacagtTCTTTGATTTTTGTTAATAACATTCTTAACATTACCTTCATATAGGATCCAATAAATGTTGTTAGACACCATAGAAATACGCCACTACTCATAATAACCTTCCTATTGTAACGATCTCCCAAATACCCAAATAAGGGTgcaaataccatataacttaaaATAAATGCAGTTTGAAGTAACCCAGATTTATCATTAGTGATTTTAAAATCATGTTTTATCTCTGTTAGTACTCCTGCAACATTGAAAACAGActttacataaatttttattacctttGTACAACACAACTTTTTGAAGCATGACCATAacctttaagatattataacgaaatacacaCCAGCGACCGTAAAACGATCcatgtagtttattaaattaacgAAACACAGTACACCGACTGTAATCCAGTCGATCCTACTGATCATTCTCATTTCCGGAAACattactcttttttttattcgtctTTCTCTAGAAGTATTGTGAGCATTTTCGGCGTTCACCATACGATACTCGTACGTCGACACATTTGGAGTGACTGCTTCATCAACCATGACTCGAAAAATTTGTATCGGTGCCAATTATTATTTACAGTGATACAAATTTAATtgcttataaaaatattttaaccctCTTGTATCGTAGCATAACCTTAAGCAGATTTCATTTTACGATACAATGAATTTTCGCATACTGAAATATCATTACCAAC
This DNA window, taken from Bombus terrestris chromosome 3, iyBomTerr1.2, whole genome shotgun sequence, encodes the following:
- the LOC100648240 gene encoding protein spinster isoform X1 — encoded protein: MVDEAVTPNVSTYEYRMVNAENAHNTSRERRIKKRVMFPEMRMISRIDWITVGVLCFVNLINYMDRFTVAGVLTEIKHDFKITNDKSGLLQTAFILSYMVFAPLFGYLGDRYNRKVIMSSGVFLWCLTTFIGSYMKTFGWFLLFRALVGIGEASYSTIAPTIISDLFVKDVRSKMLALFYFAIPVGSGLGYIIGGEAARATGAWQWGLRITPLLGVIAIILLLAVVRDPIRGEREGGVHLSNTAWSNDIKALLKNRSFMLSTAGFTCVAFVAGALAWWAPTFLQLGFALHPNGHNVDPDDVAYKFGLIGMVAGLIGVPLGSLLAQKLRVRWQQTDPLICAMGLLISVPLLFFATITANTDSVACYILIFFGQLSLNLNWSIVADILLYVVIPTRRSTAEAFQILIAHAFGDAGSPYLIGLLSEGLKTVLLSDLSIDGQVKDITDQADNALLEFRSLQYALFLTMFVAVIGSLFFFLTALYIQKDKALVDLMIAGANTSDSMYICNDEVENETQDDTQKP
- the LOC100648240 gene encoding protein spinster isoform X2; this encodes MVDEAVTPNVSTYEYRMVNAENAHNTSRERRIKKRVMFPEMRMISRIDWITVGVLCFVNLINYMDRFTVAGVLTEIKHDFKITNDKSGLLQTAFILSYMVFAPLFGYLGDRYNRKVIMSSGVFLWCLTTFIGSYMKTFGWFLLFRALVGIGEASYSTIAPTIISDLFVKDVRSKMLALFYFAIPVGSGLGYIIGGEAARATGAWQWGLRITPLLGVIAIILLLAVVRDPIRGEREGGVHLSNTAWSNDIKALLKNRSFMLSTAGFTCVAFVAGALAWWAPTFLQLGFALHPNGHNVDPDDVAYKFGLIGMVAGLIGVPLGSLLAQKLRVRWQQTDPLICAMGLLISVPLLFFATITANTDSVACYILIFFGQLSLNLNWSIVADILLYVVIPTRRSTAEAFQILIAHAFGDAGSPYLIGLLSEGLKTVLLSDLSIDGQVKDITDQADNALLEFRSLQYALFLTMFVAVIGSLFFFLTALYIQKDKALVDLMIADKYLDSKNNGQAESTYL
- the LOC100648240 gene encoding protein spinster isoform X3; this encodes MVDEAVTPNVSTYEYRMVNAENAHNTSRERRIKKRVMFPEMRMISRIDWITVGVLCFVNLINYMDRFTVAGVLTEIKHDFKITNDKSGLLQTAFILSYMVFAPLFGYLGDRYNRKVIMSSGVFLWCLTTFIGSYMKTFGWFLLFRALVGIGEASYSTIAPTIISDLFVKDVRSKMLALFYFAIPVGSGLGYIIGGEAARATGAWQWGLRITPLLGVIAIILLLAVVRDPIRGEREGGVHLSNTAWSNDIKALLKNRSFMLSTAGFTCVAFVAGALAWWAPTFLQLGFALHPNGHNVDPDDVAYKFGLIGMVAGLIGVPLGSLLAQKLRVRWQQTDPLICAMGLLISVPLLFFATITANTDSVACYILIFFGQLSLNLNWSIVADILLYVVIPTRRSTAEAFQILIAHAFGDAGSPYLIGLT